The stretch of DNA ATTTATGGGTATACAGCTATTTTAGAGTGAGGTGGAAGCATTGCCCCACCCCGGCCTTCAGACACCATTTCACAAACAAGTTGAGGGATTTCCTTGAAGGAATATTCTAGAGTGAAGAAATCAAGCCGACCTGTCAACACTTTTAGTGCGAGTGTCCATTTAACAGCTCGACGTAAATGTAAATATAGGTAAATGAGTAGGAGCAAACTCCCAGGAAATCCGTAATTTTAGCCGGCGTAGAGTACAAAGACGGATTCAGAaagtaaaagagagagaaaaaaaggaaaagaaaagaaaatgagtcaTGGAGTCCCGACTGGAAATGTTGGCAACTGCCGTAGTTCAGCACGAGCTCTGGGCGACCGGAGGGCCCGAAACCGCGCGTTGTGTGTGAAGGTATGAAGAACCGTGACAACTATGCGACATCTTGTTGTCAACCCGTCTCGATGAACAAAGTTAGCCTGTAACTGAAACTGCTAACAATAGCCAACGAGCCGCCTGGTGTTTAGCGAATAAAACTTAACCGACGTACGTCAGTGCTTAGCCGGCAAGAACGAAGTTTATAAGAAACAACGCAAACTAAACTCGAAATTCGTCAAAGTGGCGTACGTGAAAGAATTGTGAAGTTGACGCTTCCTCGAACACGCATCACCGCCTGGTTTCACAGGATACGGCTGCATTGTGGGTGGCTAGCCCGGCTAACGCGACTAGCTAACATTTTAACGACGGCGTCTTACCTTGTGAATCCTTTTCAGAGCCATCCTTTCTCGGTGTTCTCGTCTTTTGAGCGAAGGTTTTGCGGTCCAGCTACTGGAACGTCAGCTGTAATCTGCCAGGGCGATTCGTTCAGTTGGAGTAACTGACGCTGGGTCAACTCGACGGCCTTTCTTCTTCGGCTAGCGCAGTTAGCTGGCTAGCTAGCGTGCTAAAACTACGTATGCGCGGAGTTCAAACACCAGATGTTACGCTCTCTTCTGATAAACTGTTCTTTTTCGCACAGCGGCAGTTACTTATACAAGACTCTTGGTATCCACGTTTGAAACTAAATAAGTGCCTGTgtcgattaaaaaaaaaaaaagaatcgtTAGACGACTGCGCTCCTCTCGTTTTGGTTTCGGTCGACGATGTTAGGTAACTAGCCGCTGTCTACATATATGTGAAGCTTTATGACGACGGAAGGCGGGCCTAACCGCGCGTGACGCAGCGGATATGATGGCAAATTGGGCGCAAGCCTACAGTAAGACCAAACGAGTCAGACGAGTCGTGAAATCTGATCCTTTATAAACAcgccaaaaatataaatttgacATGTGATGCTTCGTGTTTGGGTTTTGTGAGTCgctatttgtaagaaaaaagaaaagcacgaAAGTTGTAGTAAAAGTGTTTGACTATAGCAGAGGGACAACGTCTTCAGTCAGCTGCAGTGATTAGGGTCTAAAAAGTCcaacacatatttttatttaagggaaaaaaaaatattcgtCATGTCACATTCTCCTTTCAACCACTATTTAGTAACCATCACATAAAACCCCTCATTAAAATTCATTGCTCCTCGAGGTTGAGACATAAAACTAATGACTGTTTCGTGTATCTgttgagttttactttttgaattaaatactgttataatttttaatcacattttaatttattgagatgtacTTGTTCTAAATAGttcacattttagaaaaaaaaagaaaagtctgtcAAAGTGAGTTTGTAAACTGAAGTGCAGTTTATGTTTAGACTAACTCAAAAATAGATCAATTAACACTCAGTGATAAAAGTGGAATGAATagtaaagacaaaatattatttcaagatgattttttttttatagctcaTTATAGTTATTCTAATGATTTCCTGCTTTACAATTGTATGGTAAGTTTACACAAATAGGTCCAATACTCGTATTTTTTGCTAGTGTGAAGAACATTCCATACAAGAGATATTTGAGTcgttttatataactgattcACATAGAGAAGGCAGATGTGTTTGATGATCAAGTCCAATAAGGAAAATTGGATTTCAAACCCATCAAGGCACAGATGGAGCGCAGTCGGCCGCCGTCGCCTGGGAATCTGTGGTACCCGAGGACGGCGCCTTGAGGATCACATTTGAATGCGTGCTGAAACCGTGACGACTGTTCACGGAGTCGGCAGAGTTTTGATCACATGATTCGAGAGATGTTTGGGCGCCAACAGGACTCGCGCCACCTGAGACGAGCTTCTGATTTTCATCACTAACGTTTCCCTCGTGTGAATGAAGGCTGTGGCTCGATTTAGATGTCCTGTCATGATTGGGATGGAACGCAAAACCGTGGAGTCCTGTTAACTCGGAGGCCGTTTGGGTCTCGCTCACGGCTCCAAGGTCTGTCCGCGGAGATGAGTCTGTGCCGTTCACCTCAAACGGGCTGCAACAGTTCTCAGAAGTTCTTCCCAGTCGGTTCTGGGAACTAAACCTAACGTCCAGTTCACCGTCGGACCCAAACGCGAGATCTCGGACAACTACGCTTTCAGGCTCAGACGGCCGGTCTTCGCTCTCGCTCTCCTTCTCCAGCTGTTGCCGGGCGAGACCCGGGTTTCCCTCGTCGCTCGGCTTTTCCAGGTCCTGCTCTCCTTCTTGTGCGACCGGATCCGGCCCCAGGTCCCCCCGGGGGGCCGGGCCGTCGTCCCCCGGAGCTGGGCTCTGACCCGCCGGTGTCGGTCGGACCGTCTGGTGGCACATGGGACAGGTTTCCTGCACGTACAGCCACTTGCGGAGACAGTTGCCGTGGAAAAAATGGCCGCAGTACGTGATGACGGCAGAGCTCATTTCCTGTAGAGAAAGACGAATctggttttaaaagaaatgtaaaaatactttattgatttccaaagggaaattaaatgttgcaacCTATATTCATTCGAATTCTTCAGAGTTGGTGTAGATGGTGGTACATGCTGGCACCTGTAGCAGTCTGCAATTTGAAGTAGCTTCTGACTAAAGACTCTGTTTTTCCAAAACAGGGTGttccataattttatttttatttattttttattttacaacatgtGAGCCAGCTTGCTCTCATGAACTGTCAATAACATTTCTCTAATAATTTTGTTGCCATCATTGAACACACTTTAGGTAATCAAATCCGTTGCCTCTTTGCTAATTTACAGTAGAGTAAACTCGCActctattttatattttgaataaagATGCAAATCTTTCAGTGTCTGGCGATTCGACTCAGATTTTTAGGGTCACGATTTAATTCAGAAACTATTtgatgcaaaaacaatttttaattcaaGAACCGGTTTTTCTATTCAAACTGGTCtagaaattttgtttaaattctATGACAAGAGGAAAAGACGcggtaaacaaacaaaacatttattatttaaagcaaTTCTGTAACGTTCCAtcaatttatatttaaacaaaaacctctttttgCTAACCTAACAGTTGTTAGGCTAGCTTAGCCGCCtggctttttcttaaaaatcaaagaattattcaaaatatatacAGAAAGACGTGCAGTACATTCGCAAATACGACCGTCAAAAACGAACAGcttaaactcattttaaaatcaattttttgagtatttatttttttaatcgaTTCAGAATTCCCAGAACTAGGAATTGCTCTAATCTTagatgagctttttttttttgccatctttTCCCCGATTCGTATTATACATTTAGATTTCCATCTGTATTTACAGTGctgcaaataaacacaacaacagcGTGAACTAAAGAAGGTGGAGTCaagctggaaaaacaggaagaacacGTCTCAAAAGTCCCACACAGCGTGACGCATTTCGTACTACTGTCGTTCGTTTACTGAGCGGACCTGAAGCCAGAACGGACCAGAACGGCTCCAGACTCCGTTTGCACTGCGCTCTTGTAGACACAATTTATAGACGTTTTAAATACTTTGTCCgcttgggatttttttttttttttttaaacattgctTTCGCCCAGTCCAACCAGTGCAGCTGTTTTGTGAAAACTTAAGTGACCAATTTTAACTCAGTTTAAAATCTCCAAAATCGCATTAAactggtaaataaataaaaaaaataaaaaataaataaatcagtactGAACGAGTATATTAGTTTTGGAGATAAACTAAGAAATTGACTGCTGACTTAACTGGTTATGAGTTggtcagaaaataataaatctgataTAGATTTTTACACTCAGTAAATCAATTGTACCTAAATTACATACTGTTAGAACAATAtgcaaggtttcccccagaaaacttgctaagcccagtggttgGTTGCtggggcagtcattcatccagcggcccgtcgtgttGTTGAGTTAAATATCTTTTGAAGGAACCGCAGCATTTCTATGCAAACGACTGTGGTGTATGGAATGGTAATAGCTAAGAAAGGAATATTAAGATTGTGGAAAACTGACAAGGTTCCtcagtttaaaatgtggttAACTGATTTTACTGAGATTCTTCACTTGGAGAAATTGCGGTATGATGCTGTGGGCTCCACTAATAAGTTCTGTAGTATCTGGCAGCTGGTTTTGGACCATCTTTCTCATTGTAAGACTGACCCCAACGCTCGCTCAGCCTCTTAGGGTGCctgacttgtttttattttattttatttttagctattgtacggttttctttttattgtcgCATTGGTAAGAGTATATTTTTCTTATACAgcaattttgttaaatatatatatgctttATACTCTTGTGTATGATTTATGTATGCTGTATTTTGAGaacttaataaatatttatatatagtacaaaaatgtttgaagttgacaggaaatgtgaaaatatcacttgataattatgttttattagaagattggaagattaacagATGAACACCATACactataaagtctttaaaaatggaaacattaaaaaaaaagtaaataaataagcaatgctaagtCTGGTGGAGGAACAAGTAAAGCCTGgaggcccgccaggcttataatacactgtgTCATTGTTGTATCTTGCTTGTAATGTTTCAAtaattatttgtaaagcacCTTGGGATAACACTGTGCTTTTAAAAGCACTATAAGTACTTTGGAAATCTCTGACTGGGCCAGAATTTAGAAAGGTCCAAATCATGTGTAGGCATCAgaattgtatttatatttttttcattggaTGAATGTTTTCTCAAGCACAATATTTCATACATTACTACAGAAATCCTTTATCAGGTGACTTTTCTGCAGATAACACAACTGCTGGGAAGCAATAAGATTGCATTACATGATGAGCACGCTCTTATTTTCCCAGTGAAAATTTCAGTCTTTTAAAGACGACATGGTAAGCCAGTTTGTTATGTGAGAAATCACTGCAGAGAGATTCAGAGAAAACTGTGTTTCTTGTATTTGTTGGTGTCTTATGATGGTTTTACGCTCTTTAGAACGGCCATAAAAATCATACCATCGGTAGGGTTTCTGCaagtttcaccaactcaaatttaagactttttaagaccatttaagatctacagtacagaccaaaggtttggacacaccttttaattcaatgagtttcctttattttcatgactattgacattgtagattcacactgaaggcatcaaaactatgaataacatgtggaaatatgcactaaacaaaaaagtgtaaaacaactgaaaataccccttatattctagtttcttcaaagtagcaaccttttgctgtgattactgctttgcacacactctgcattttcttgatgagcttcaagaggtagtcacctgaaatggttttcacttcataggtcaacctgccctgtcaggttaataagtgggatttattgccttataaatagtcataaaaataaagaaaacccattgaattagaaggtgtgtccaaacttttggtctgtactgtatgtcataacagaaatgtacaaaagaaatgcacttttctttttttcagggGACTAAGTGCAAATTTCCTGTGGTCTTTTGGTTAGCTAgctattttgtgattttttttagttttatttttttgtgaatgttgTCCAGCCAACTGCATGTAAATTTATACTCATAAAGCTAGCAATTTTTAGCAACTTGTTACCGACAGCCCTAACCGCCTCGAGACACAGATTTGATGAtacaactcaaacttttgcctgataCGAAAGccccaaaagagaaaaaaacctacATAACCAAGACAAAATGTAAGACCTGAGATcaatgtatttaaggccaacttacagtttctttaatgaatttaagaccttttaatttttttctttcaaagccaaaaacaaattaaatacacaagaaagAAGATGTTTCGCTGCACCAACTACTGATGCCtccaatttacttttttatcgCTCCGCTATCACAAGCTATGATCATTAAAATAAGGCTCCACGGCTAACTGACATCACAGCATATTACAGTacatgttattatttaaaatccCATGTTATCGGCACCTTGTGGAGCGAGCGACACACCTGGAAGCAGATGGAGCAGACGTCGTTGTGCTGGTCCAGCTGCTCCGCCGTGGCTCTGGGCAGAGAGTTGATCTTTTTCGCCGCTTCCCGCCGGAGCAGGAAGCTCTTCCAGCCGGACTGGGCTCGGAGCCACACGTTGAAGTACGAGTGGATGATGATGACGGAGGCGCCCATCCAGCTCCACTCGCCGAACAGCGACTCCCAGGTGCCGTAGGCCACCACGCACAGCGCCACCAGGAACTCCAGCACCCTGCTGATGGCGTTCACCCAGTAGATGACCTCGTCCAGGCTCTCGATCGGGTCGCTGCGGAACAGCTCCACCATGAAGAGGCAGTAGATCAGCATGGTGCCGGTGACCTGGACAAGAATCGTCGTCGTCATTGTTTATCAGGAACTATTAATACACGGGAGAGTCAGCGTTTTTtactcctttgttttgttttcattttaaatatttgatgtacTTTCAAAGTCTGCAGGAAGGAGAAGCATGCATCAGatgtgtgaatgtttgtgtgtgtaaaagtgTGTATTTTCTCATCAGCAACAGACGGCAGTCAAACAAGAATGCGCTTATAAATATTGGTACCACAACCCAATCTAGGAAGGGCTTTTAGTACTGTCTATCCAAATCCCATTCCACTCTGTTTATTCCAGGTTCACAAGGGTTTAAGAAGAGTCAGAGTCTGgcatttcaagcattttttaaaattaaatattactcTTATAACTCAAAGTGGCAcagttgtttattttctggGTTCTGACTTAGTCAGAAAACCAAAAGTCAGTGCTGTTGTTTGTGAACTTAAATTTTCTTAAGCAAGAAAATGCGTTCTTTAAccaactttcttttttcactgTTCTGTCAGTTTAGCCAGACGCTGGTATCTGAGAGTCAGATTCATAATTAAATCAATCGTTAAACGTCCCTTGCTACGTTTAGCCACGATAACAAACGGCACATTTTTCTCCcagtgtctgagccaaatgtAGGTGAGAGTATTTGAGTGCAGCTGCTGTCTGATTAGCTTGAAGTGACTCATGGCGTAACAGCaagtgtctttaaaaaaaaaatacatttgataaaATGATCAAAGTGCATGGAACTGAATATAACTACTGAGCTAGACAACTGTGAGCTGTAACCATGAACCCAAAAACGGAAAAATATGGAGATACGTCCAGCAGGGGTTCAAGTTACTGATGTTGGGCTGctgccaaacaaaacaaaacaaacaagacaagAAGGAAACATTAACCTATCCATGGACTAACAGAGTTtgcatccagcctccatgccaACTTTATCTTAGTAAGTAAAATTTGTGCAGGAATGTCAAATTATGTAACTTTAAAAGAATATACATGGCgccaaaattaaagaaagatgTTATTATCCTACGTACTGCAGAGGGACCATGTTTCAAGAAATTTCatcctaataaaataataataataatacacatGATTTAAAGCAACGTGTctcaattatttttatatgacaTGACAACAAACAGACCTGGAGGGAGGTTAGCATGCAGCTGGAAACCAGTATGAGGAGCCAGAAGTCCATGTGGAAAAACTGGGAGATTTTATAAGCCATGAACACCGGGAAAACCAGCAGAAGCAGACACATGCTGAGGCCACGGAAGTGCTTCCACAAACTTCTAAAACCAAATCACAACAgcagaaagggaaaaaacattatatatatatatatatatattttacaactttttctcAGCTCTGACTCATTTGCGAAGACGTGAAATTCGCTGAGCGGTTGGTACCTGTTGCGTGACGCGCCCAGGGCGAGAATGATGGGATCTGTTATTTCTATCATGGACTGCAGGGTTGATGTCAGCACAATGAAGAGGATGATGCTGAGGAGGAAGGTGCGCTGCAGCGCCTGCATGTCCAGCAGGCCTGTCTGCAGGGcgagcagcagcagagtgacTCCCTCTGTCACGCCTCTGGCGAAACGAGCACAAGGAGAagttaaggaaatatttttggtttaatttaatttaatttttttttaaattgagaaacAAATTTTGTGAAGAAATGTTCATAGGTGGACAGAGTTTTGCACAAGACGTTCTGGAACAAAGGTCCAAATTAAATGAGGTCGCGGGGGCGTTTTGTAAGTGATTGACATTTGACCTGAGGATACAgtcaaaaaatactaaaataaaaaaacgtcAGCAAACAATTTTTCCTCACTGTTTGAAGAtaaatcagatcaaacttttctggttttagtcTTGTTAGAcataccaaaattatttctgtttggtaAATGCCAAAAAACTTGGCGAGaagtagatttatttttttcagagtttttttttttttttttgcagatttccTCAAATTCAAAAGCTTATGTACATTTGGTGTCTATACGGGACAGAAACCCAAAGGGTTTGACACAAGTCATACATTGTAAAAAACAATTATCCCTAATATTGACCagatgtatgtaaacttttcaaTTCgaggaaagttacaaaaaataaaaaggtctCACCAGGTTTTCTGGCATCtagcaaatacaaataattttggtaattctaactaaactaaaacaagaaaactttgttaaaattcaactttaggcagtgagaagaaaaaaaaaaaaacgtgattCAACTGCAGGTAACGGAGCCAACATGTTGGGATGTTTTCCATGCTGTCTGATCTGACTGCTCAACGTTTACTGCCCTTTACTGGCAAAGGACACAATTTGTTCCCCAatgggatttattttatttgttttacgtTTATTTGCATATTGAGTTAAAGAATTCGGTCTGATGACGCTGAATGGATTTTAATAACAGCctaatcagtccctccagtttttcacaattcCACAACTGAAAAAATTGTCACCCAAAATCAAGAAATTCGCGGATTTTTATCACAGCATCGCATAACTGCGGGTGTATTGCAGATTTACCAGCAAAAATTGGAGAAAAACATTGCGTTTACCGACTGCtagctcccacctgcaggtggcagtatttcttaatTCTACTgtactgctgcctcagccttatttttttcttcaatatgtagatttttttcaaaggGGTTTAATAAGGAAAACATATTGCAAAATTCCCTGCAAATACTTCTGAAGTAGCAACACAAAGTTAGTGAGttctactgcaaaaaaaaaaaaaaaaaaatgacaaaaacaatcacaagtTCCTGTGTCTGTAACTGAATCAGGTCTTAAAACGCCTGGTGAAATAAACGCTACCACTTGACACACGGTTCAGCGTTCGTGACGTTTCAAATAATTCAAACTGTCGCTCGATGTGAACAGAAAACGAAAACAATCAGGAAGTCGGTGGACAGCGTCTCACCTGTGCATGACGTTCTCGTTCTGCACCGCCGCGTAACCTCCCAGGTAAAACTTGCACAGGTTGAGAAGTCCCAGAGCCAGATAGGACACCACGAAGGTGAGGCCCAACAGAGAGTACGGCGTGGAGCAACATTCTGACACGCTGCGTGGTTCagcaaacacacaacaaaatgaCTATAAATTCAGGAGAAaatacacacataaaaaaaagagagtagtGTAAATGCAAAAATCCAGGAATAAACGCACCTAGTGAGCAAAAAGAACATGATTCCCTGATAAGTCGCGAAGGCGCCGGAGGACATGACGTCCGAGCCCAGCTGGACGGCTAACAGAACGAACCAGAAGACACTGAAGAGGGCAGGAACAGCGAACTGGTTCCACAGAGAGATCCCCAACGCCAGGAGTCTGTACAGCTCCATCACCTAGGAGACAGGAGGCCCCCGGGTGATGACGGGGCCGAGCTTGAAAAGATACCTGGAAAGCTTTcaagtagctgtgtttccattggaAACGTGCCCAAAACTTTGTCGATGTTCTTCTAatgtcaagaaaaataaatacattttacagttgtggtgtttccattaaataagacatGGATAAAAATCACGTGTCATGTCATAAGCTGTtaaaaaacatgacacttcggctgcttcctgttttctttttgctggtAGTCTCCGCCGGCTGCAACGTCTGGCTGTGGATCATGTGACTCGCGTGacgtgaaaaaagtgttttcactgcagtttcgcaaaaataaaccaattttgataaagccaaaaaaaaacaaaaaaaaacttgatagcgaaaaacaatttttttttggaattgaCATGTTTCCATGGCGTCAATTTATGTTCGTCTTGTCAAATTGTGTAATTATTTAGTCAATGGAAAACCATACCTCTGTTTGTTAGTCAGTAATGCTTGTCTTGTATGAACTAAGTGGTGaattaatacattaaaaaatgttataacacaaaagaaaaagtctgaaaGAACAACCGGTGTTTTAGTTTGGGAAGGTATTGCATATAAAAAGACGGAAAATAAGCATTCGGGCCGAGGTTTTTGCGTCTCTACGGCTTCGGGGAAGGAATACCTCCAGGTGAAGCAGCTCTGAGTAGGCGGCCCTCGCCAGGCGATATGGCACAAACAGGTTGGCGAGGAGAAACAGGCCGATCCCTGCCACCGTCAGGCCCACGGAGAAAGTGTTGACGGTCAGCAGCGCGGCATTAGGGACGGCGAAGAGTCgggccagcagggggagcaTGTGAGTGGAGAATAGCCACACCTTTCTGGTCTTCATCAGGAAGGCACAGAGCGTGCTGAGGATGATCTGACCTGTAGTTTGGAGAAATAGAAAGATCAAACTACTTATTTTGgtttatgttcttgtttttttttttttttttaagtagctgTAGTAAAGTCGTTTCCCCCTCGGTTCTTCCGTCTTAACATTTTAACTACTGGGGAAAATCTGCTCCAATCGCCCTTTTCAGACAAACGCATGAACTCCctgttaaagaaataaaaataaaaacaaaattaagtttaTCATAAGACCAgaaggacattaaaaaaaaaatgttttgcgcCTAGCAATTATTTTATTACCTAATCAATCATTCTGACAATTAAACgggggaagaaaacaaaaatcaacacattctgcagatatttaatttaaccatttaagtcttttttatataatgtatttttacataaCATTGGAGAATTATTTCctagattcattacacacaaaaacaagagTAAGTTGAAAACAGGGCTGCGACTAgcgattattttattaatcaatcattctgacgattaatcgggaAAAAATTGCTACACTCTGCAGATATTTCATTTAACCGcctaagtcttttttttatatacaatattagagattcaataaaaaaaaaaattctttttaaattaataacatAGCCTTCCTGTCGAGTtttcttgatcatttgtagTGAAGGACGCATATGCAGCTAAAGAAATTACGTCTAACATCAAGGTGTGAAAACCTCAGGCCTTTCTGCTGGACTTGTCAATATAGTGTATTGCTAATCTGTTGACTACTGTCTGACGATGATATTCTTTCAGCaacaattaatcagttactaaattagtggACGAcgatttcaataatcaattcttcacgattaatccgattagTCGCTTCAGCCCCAGAACGTGGCTCCTGCTGCGGTAAAAAGCAACAGGAGTCTGTgtgagaaaatacttttttgaagGAATTAACTGCGGTTAGTAACAGCAGCTTTTATTAGCAGTTCTTCAAATTGTCTTggaaatttttaatttctaacataaatattttaaaagcagtcatataaaaaaaaaaacgggtcTTACTACAAAAATAAGACGTTTTAGCACTCCTACCGCTGGGCTTAGGAGGTTTTATGGGGGAAAAGCCGAACCAACCGAAACGAAAGGAAGCATGTAGAACCATTTAGAGTCAACTTGGTTCAAATACTCACTAGTCATGGCAGAGACGAATCTATTAAAGGCCAAAGAATTGAGATAGACCGCTCCTTCATATCCCAGCTGCACCTCTTCTCGAACATAATCCCTGGAAAAGAAACGGGAAACAAAGAGATAAACAAATAGCACGATCCTATTTCAGGATATCCCACTGGTGTTAACTAAAAGCTTAGCTAGCAAACGAGTGATGCCCAACCTAATGCTGCATCAACGTCTGCTACAACACCttcataaaaccttttttttctacttctggaCTGACTCTGTATTCATACTAAAGTCAAAACGTGAAGCAGAGAAATTAAGATAATACATAGTGTAGCATAGCCACAATTAGCTAAACAAAATTTTGGCTAACTCAGACTATGACCTTATTCACTTTAGGGAGAATACTTTATCTACAGTCTGAAGAGGTTCATGGtgaaaaactgtacaaataaaccttttttggTAATGAGAGTGGTTCCTGATATCCTGACGTTTTAGAGAAAGTAGGATGTAAAAACTCACTTGGAAATCTGATGCCCCATGTACAGAAGGAGGGCAACGAGGATATGAAGGTAGAGCGTAACAATGTGTCTCAGCGGCAGGATTAACACGACCAAGTTTGTCAGGTGAGCTGGAGGACAAAGACGGGCACAGAAGTCAAGTTTCAATACATCCACTAAAACCGAGCAGAGAGAAGCTGAAACCTTCAGGTACAGcacctccaaaacaaaaaaaaaggacccACATCCCCAACacctcaaaatatttttgctacaGTACAACCTCAAACGTCACAGCTTGCTAGGATTTTATGCAGACACGTAACGCGTAAATGTGAAACGGAAGGAAATATGTGGtttgccattttattttcacagttaAATTTGCATCCAGTCCCttttattgtgacattttttatcaggataaacttttcctgttttaggtgaGCTAagattactaaaattatttttatctgccAAGCTCTTCGGTAACGGGATAGACAACGTTTTAAATCGTTTTCCGTTTAGTTTT from Xiphophorus hellerii strain 12219 chromosome 19, Xiphophorus_hellerii-4.1, whole genome shotgun sequence encodes:
- the LOC116708411 gene encoding RING finger protein 145 isoform X1, whose protein sequence is MPRLDEVANIALRVPSILVLDLLYKCDVEGLTENLKAKNEDMLFKYKYVIWNMFYLAHLTNLVVLILPLRHIVTLYLHILVALLLYMGHQISKDYVREEVQLGYEGAVYLNSLAFNRFVSAMTSQIILSTLCAFLMKTRKVWLFSTHMLPLLARLFAVPNAALLTVNTFSVGLTVAGIGLFLLANLFVPYRLARAAYSELLHLEVMELYRLLALGISLWNQFAVPALFSVFWFVLLAVQLGSDVMSSGAFATYQGIMFFLLTSVSECCSTPYSLLGLTFVVSYLALGLLNLCKFYLGGYAAVQNENVMHRGVTEGVTLLLLALQTGLLDMQALQRTFLLSIILFIVLTSTLQSMIEITDPIILALGASRNRSLWKHFRGLSMCLLLLVFPVFMAYKISQFFHMDFWLLILVSSCMLTSLQVTGTMLIYCLFMVELFRSDPIESLDEVIYWVNAISRVLEFLVALCVVAYGTWESLFGEWSWMGASVIIIHSYFNVWLRAQSGWKSFLLRREAAKKINSLPRATAEQLDQHNDVCSICFQEMSSAVITYCGHFFHGNCLRKWLYVQETCPMCHQTVRPTPAGQSPAPGDDGPAPRGDLGPDPVAQEGEQDLEKPSDEGNPGLARQQLEKESESEDRPSEPESVVVRDLAFGSDGELDVRFSSQNRLGRTSENCCSPFEVNGTDSSPRTDLGAVSETQTASELTGLHGFAFHPNHDRTSKSSHSLHSHEGNVSDENQKLVSGGASPVGAQTSLESCDQNSADSVNSRHGFSTHSNVILKAPSSGTTDSQATAADCAPSVP
- the LOC116708411 gene encoding RING finger protein 145 isoform X2 yields the protein MPRLDEVANIALRVPSILVLDLLYKCDVEGLTENLKAKNEDMLFKYKYVIWNMFYLAHLTNLVVLILPLRHIVTLYLHILVALLLYMGHQISKDYVREEVQLGYEGAVYLNSLAFNRFVSAMTSQIILSTLCAFLMKTRKVWLFSTHMLPLLARLFAVPNAALLTVNTFSVGLTVAGIGLFLLANLFVPYRLARAAYSELLHLEVMELYRLLALGISLWNQFAVPALFSVFWFVLLAVQLGSDVMSSGAFATYQGIMFFLLTSVSECCSTPYSLLGLTFVVSYLALGLLNLCKFYLGGYAAVQNENVMHRGVTEGVTLLLLALQTGLLDMQALQRTFLLSIILFIVLTSTLQSMIEITDPIILALGASRNSLWKHFRGLSMCLLLLVFPVFMAYKISQFFHMDFWLLILVSSCMLTSLQVTGTMLIYCLFMVELFRSDPIESLDEVIYWVNAISRVLEFLVALCVVAYGTWESLFGEWSWMGASVIIIHSYFNVWLRAQSGWKSFLLRREAAKKINSLPRATAEQLDQHNDVCSICFQEMSSAVITYCGHFFHGNCLRKWLYVQETCPMCHQTVRPTPAGQSPAPGDDGPAPRGDLGPDPVAQEGEQDLEKPSDEGNPGLARQQLEKESESEDRPSEPESVVVRDLAFGSDGELDVRFSSQNRLGRTSENCCSPFEVNGTDSSPRTDLGAVSETQTASELTGLHGFAFHPNHDRTSKSSHSLHSHEGNVSDENQKLVSGGASPVGAQTSLESCDQNSADSVNSRHGFSTHSNVILKAPSSGTTDSQATAADCAPSVP